From a region of the Castanea sativa cultivar Marrone di Chiusa Pesio chromosome 10, ASM4071231v1 genome:
- the LOC142613720 gene encoding flavin-containing monooxygenase FMO GS-OX-like 2 isoform X3, protein MSTTPEPIILRHVAVIGAGAAGLVTARELRREGHTVVVFERGDQVGGSWVYTSKVDSDHGLTRTTVHSSLYHSLRTNLPRESMGFMDYPFLAKEDPDRDPRRYPGHREVLMYLQDFTREFEIGELIRFETEVVHVRLVAEEEGFKCKWKIKSKQRPRLRLRGQDENEMVLEEEEIFDAVVVCIGHYTHPQVACIPGINEWRGKQMHCHSYRVPEPFQDQVVVVIGSSESAFDISQEVATVAKEVHIAARTVLDGVFGKQLAYDNMWLHPMTIPFPTFELQSKWIAGVLSNRFTLLSQEEMIEDVETFLSSLEASGTPKRYTHCVANNQGTIHGLQINVDVLHLKNGESKCVMTLSSADSPNLSLTAMNGKINIWFCKLKRISSSPPQINLVTDTSLSNEDSKLTLLHYIALAITQSAFYRSLLFPFV, encoded by the exons ATGTCAACCACGCCCGAGCCAATCATATTACGTCACGTGGCAGTGATTGGCGCCGGAGCCGCCGGTCTTGTCACTGCTCGCGAGCTCCGCCGCGAGGGCCACACGGTGGTTGTCTTCGAGCGAGGCGATCAAGTTGGTGGCAGCTGGGTCTACACTTCGAAGGTCGACTCCGACCACGGACTGACTCGGACCACGGTCCACTCCAGCCTCTACCACTCCCTCCGCACCAACCTCCCACGAGAGTCCATGGGCTTCATGGACTACCCGTTCCTTGCCAAAGAAGACCCTGACAGAGACCCGAGACGGTACCCGGGTCACCGAGAGGTTCTCATGTATCTCCAAGACTTCACACGCGAGTTCGAGATCGGTGAGTTGATTAGGTTTGAAACAGAGGTAGTACACGTGAGATTAGTAGCAGAGGAAGAAGGCTTCAAATgcaaatggaaaataaaatcaaaacagaGACCGAGACTGAGACTGAGAGGCCAAGACGAAAATGAAATGGTCCTTGAAGAGGAGGAGATATTCGACGCTGTTGTTGTCTGCATCGGCCACTATACCCACCCTCAAGTCGCCTGTATTCCCG GAATAAATGAGTGGCGTGGGAAACAAATGCATTGCCACAGTTATCGTGTTCCTGAGCCTTTTCAAGACCAA GTTGTAGTTGTGATAGGGAGTTCAGAAAGTGCATTTGATATTTCTCAGGAAGTAGCCACAGTGGCCAAAGAAGTCCACATTGCAGCTAGAACGGTCCTAGATGGTGTATTTGGAAAGCAACTTGCCTATGATAATATGTGGCTTCATCCTATG ACTATTCCTTTCCCCACATTTGAATTACAAAGCAAGTGGATAGCTGGTGTTTTATCTAATCGATTCACGCTTCTATCACAAGAGGAGATGATTGAAGATGTTGAAACCTTCTTGTCATCACTTGAAGCTTCTGGCACTCCGAAGCGATATACTCATTGTGTGGCTAATAACCAG GGTACAATACATGGCTTGCAGATCAATGTGGATGTCCTGCATTTGAAGAATGGAGAAAGCAAATGTGTTATGACACTTTCAAGCGCAGACTCACCCAACCTCAGTCTTACCGCGATGAATGGGAAGATCAACATTTGGTTTTGTAAGCTCAAAAGGATTTCATCAAGTCCACCTCAAATCAATTTAGTGACAGATACTTCTCTCAGTAATGAAGATTCAAAACTCACCCTTTTGCACTATATCGCACTTGCTATAACCCAGTCAGCCTTCTATCGCAGTCTTTTATTCCCCTTTGTTTAG
- the LOC142613720 gene encoding flavin-containing monooxygenase FMO GS-OX-like 3 isoform X2 produces MSTTPEPIILRHVAVIGAGAAGLVTARELRREGHTVVVFERGDQVGGSWVYTSKVDSDHGLTRTTVHSSLYHSLRTNLPRESMGFMDYPFLAKEDPDRDPRRYPGHREVLMYLQDFTREFEIGELIRFETEVVHVRLVAEEEGFKCKWKIKSKQRPRLRLRGQDENEMVLEEEEIFDAVVVCIGHYTHPQVACIPGINEWRGKQMHCHSYRVPEPFQDQVVVVIGSSESAFDISQEVATVAKEVHIAARTVLDGVFGKQLAYDNMWLHPMIDSVNEDCYVYFQDGSFVIADIILHCTGYKYHFPFLETNGVVTVDDNRVGPLYKHVFPPTLAPWLSFVGLTYKTIPFPTFELQSKWIAGVLSNRFTLLSQEEMIEDVETFLSSLEASGTPKRYTHCVANNQVGYNTWLADQCGCPAFEEWRKQMCYDTFKRRLTQPQSYRDEWEDQHLVL; encoded by the exons ATGTCAACCACGCCCGAGCCAATCATATTACGTCACGTGGCAGTGATTGGCGCCGGAGCCGCCGGTCTTGTCACTGCTCGCGAGCTCCGCCGCGAGGGCCACACGGTGGTTGTCTTCGAGCGAGGCGATCAAGTTGGTGGCAGCTGGGTCTACACTTCGAAGGTCGACTCCGACCACGGACTGACTCGGACCACGGTCCACTCCAGCCTCTACCACTCCCTCCGCACCAACCTCCCACGAGAGTCCATGGGCTTCATGGACTACCCGTTCCTTGCCAAAGAAGACCCTGACAGAGACCCGAGACGGTACCCGGGTCACCGAGAGGTTCTCATGTATCTCCAAGACTTCACACGCGAGTTCGAGATCGGTGAGTTGATTAGGTTTGAAACAGAGGTAGTACACGTGAGATTAGTAGCAGAGGAAGAAGGCTTCAAATgcaaatggaaaataaaatcaaaacagaGACCGAGACTGAGACTGAGAGGCCAAGACGAAAATGAAATGGTCCTTGAAGAGGAGGAGATATTCGACGCTGTTGTTGTCTGCATCGGCCACTATACCCACCCTCAAGTCGCCTGTATTCCCG GAATAAATGAGTGGCGTGGGAAACAAATGCATTGCCACAGTTATCGTGTTCCTGAGCCTTTTCAAGACCAA GTTGTAGTTGTGATAGGGAGTTCAGAAAGTGCATTTGATATTTCTCAGGAAGTAGCCACAGTGGCCAAAGAAGTCCACATTGCAGCTAGAACGGTCCTAGATGGTGTATTTGGAAAGCAACTTGCCTATGATAATATGTGGCTTCATCCTATG ATAGATAGTGTCAACGAAGATTGTTAtgtatattttcaagatgggaGTTTTGTCATTGCTGACATCATTCTACATTGTACAGG GTACAAGtatcattttccttttcttgaaaCCAATGGTGTCGTGACTGTGGATGACAACCGTGTGGGGCCATTGTACAAGCATGTTTTTCCACCAACCTTGGCCCCTTGGCTTTCCTTTGTTGGGTTAACTTATAAG ACTATTCCTTTCCCCACATTTGAATTACAAAGCAAGTGGATAGCTGGTGTTTTATCTAATCGATTCACGCTTCTATCACAAGAGGAGATGATTGAAGATGTTGAAACCTTCTTGTCATCACTTGAAGCTTCTGGCACTCCGAAGCGATATACTCATTGTGTGGCTAATAACCAG GTAGGGTACAATACATGGCTTGCAGATCAATGTGGATGTCCTGCATTTGAAGAATGGAGAAAGCAAATGTGTTATGACACTTTCAAGCGCAGACTCACCCAACCTCAGTCTTACCGCGATGAATGGGAAGATCAACATTTGGTTTTGTAA
- the LOC142613720 gene encoding flavin-containing monooxygenase FMO GS-OX-like 3 isoform X1, with protein sequence MSTTPEPIILRHVAVIGAGAAGLVTARELRREGHTVVVFERGDQVGGSWVYTSKVDSDHGLTRTTVHSSLYHSLRTNLPRESMGFMDYPFLAKEDPDRDPRRYPGHREVLMYLQDFTREFEIGELIRFETEVVHVRLVAEEEGFKCKWKIKSKQRPRLRLRGQDENEMVLEEEEIFDAVVVCIGHYTHPQVACIPGINEWRGKQMHCHSYRVPEPFQDQVVVVIGSSESAFDISQEVATVAKEVHIAARTVLDGVFGKQLAYDNMWLHPMIDSVNEDCYVYFQDGSFVIADIILHCTGYKYHFPFLETNGVVTVDDNRVGPLYKHVFPPTLAPWLSFVGLTYKTIPFPTFELQSKWIAGVLSNRFTLLSQEEMIEDVETFLSSLEASGTPKRYTHCVANNQGTIHGLQINVDVLHLKNGESKCVMTLSSADSPNLSLTAMNGKINIWFCKLKRISSSPPQINLVTDTSLSNEDSKLTLLHYIALAITQSAFYRSLLFPFV encoded by the exons ATGTCAACCACGCCCGAGCCAATCATATTACGTCACGTGGCAGTGATTGGCGCCGGAGCCGCCGGTCTTGTCACTGCTCGCGAGCTCCGCCGCGAGGGCCACACGGTGGTTGTCTTCGAGCGAGGCGATCAAGTTGGTGGCAGCTGGGTCTACACTTCGAAGGTCGACTCCGACCACGGACTGACTCGGACCACGGTCCACTCCAGCCTCTACCACTCCCTCCGCACCAACCTCCCACGAGAGTCCATGGGCTTCATGGACTACCCGTTCCTTGCCAAAGAAGACCCTGACAGAGACCCGAGACGGTACCCGGGTCACCGAGAGGTTCTCATGTATCTCCAAGACTTCACACGCGAGTTCGAGATCGGTGAGTTGATTAGGTTTGAAACAGAGGTAGTACACGTGAGATTAGTAGCAGAGGAAGAAGGCTTCAAATgcaaatggaaaataaaatcaaaacagaGACCGAGACTGAGACTGAGAGGCCAAGACGAAAATGAAATGGTCCTTGAAGAGGAGGAGATATTCGACGCTGTTGTTGTCTGCATCGGCCACTATACCCACCCTCAAGTCGCCTGTATTCCCG GAATAAATGAGTGGCGTGGGAAACAAATGCATTGCCACAGTTATCGTGTTCCTGAGCCTTTTCAAGACCAA GTTGTAGTTGTGATAGGGAGTTCAGAAAGTGCATTTGATATTTCTCAGGAAGTAGCCACAGTGGCCAAAGAAGTCCACATTGCAGCTAGAACGGTCCTAGATGGTGTATTTGGAAAGCAACTTGCCTATGATAATATGTGGCTTCATCCTATG ATAGATAGTGTCAACGAAGATTGTTAtgtatattttcaagatgggaGTTTTGTCATTGCTGACATCATTCTACATTGTACAGG GTACAAGtatcattttccttttcttgaaaCCAATGGTGTCGTGACTGTGGATGACAACCGTGTGGGGCCATTGTACAAGCATGTTTTTCCACCAACCTTGGCCCCTTGGCTTTCCTTTGTTGGGTTAACTTATAAG ACTATTCCTTTCCCCACATTTGAATTACAAAGCAAGTGGATAGCTGGTGTTTTATCTAATCGATTCACGCTTCTATCACAAGAGGAGATGATTGAAGATGTTGAAACCTTCTTGTCATCACTTGAAGCTTCTGGCACTCCGAAGCGATATACTCATTGTGTGGCTAATAACCAG GGTACAATACATGGCTTGCAGATCAATGTGGATGTCCTGCATTTGAAGAATGGAGAAAGCAAATGTGTTATGACACTTTCAAGCGCAGACTCACCCAACCTCAGTCTTACCGCGATGAATGGGAAGATCAACATTTGGTTTTGTAAGCTCAAAAGGATTTCATCAAGTCCACCTCAAATCAATTTAGTGACAGATACTTCTCTCAGTAATGAAGATTCAAAACTCACCCTTTTGCACTATATCGCACTTGCTATAACCCAGTCAGCCTTCTATCGCAGTCTTTTATTCCCCTTTGTTTAG
- the LOC142611706 gene encoding uncharacterized protein LOC142611706, producing the protein MRSKKDEPLSSIGKKVVRVKGRVSSVTPTASATPIVSGAETTRTASPATSVEEIPTPASKRPRTSDRGRDDGCSSTIWDDERLAVDKACGVVTVEDLQVFSGLPPNELVGRHLHKLVQVLGESIHLSSEYLAQGAKVDSALSRIKVLEAENSKLKRDVIASMEDVNHAKGEVKRLSSKLKVEQQLVLEKDEQLAAAKEKIKVVASRAVEGFQQTEEYNSVSSASISRGLSF; encoded by the exons ATGAGGTCTAAGAAGGACGAACCACTGTCTAGTATTGGAAAGAAGGTGGTCCGTGTCAAGGGGAGGGTTTCCTCTGTCACTCCAACTGCTTCCGCAACTCCAATTGTTTCTGGCGCTGAGACGACGAGGACGGCTTCTCCTGCCACCTCGGTTGAAGAGATCCCAACTCCTGCCTCAAAAAGGCCACGCACGTCTGATAGGGGGAGAGACGATGGTTGCTCGTCTACTATCTGGGATGACGAGAGGCTGGCGGTGGACAAGGCTTGTGGAGTCGTGACTGTGGAGGATCTACAGGTGTTCTCAGGTTTGCCTCCAAATGAGCTGGTGGGTCGTCACCTCCATAAGCTCGTCCAG gtgttgggggaGAGCATCCATCTTTCCTCAGAGTATCTTGCTCAAGGGGCTAAGGTCGATTCCGCGCTCTCTCGGATAAAGGTCCTGGAGGCAGAGAACTCGAAGTTAAAGAGGGATGTGATAGCTTCGATGGAGGACGTCAACCACGCCAAGGGGGAGGTCAAGAGATTAAGCAGCAAGCTTAAGGTTGAGCAGCAGTTGGTTTTGGAGAAGGACGAGCAGCTTGCAGCTGCGAAGGAGAAAATCAAAGTCGTTGCTTCTAGGGCCGTTGAGGGTTTCCAGCAGACCGAGGAGTACAACTCCGTGTCTTCAGCTAGTATTTCAAGGGGTTTGAGCTTTTGA
- the LOC142611784 gene encoding flavin-containing monooxygenase FMO GS-OX-like 4, giving the protein MKMAIISSQIKISCASLAGFPSMLRSPGHAPQPIVSRHVAVIGAGAAGLVTARELRREGHSVVVFERGDQVGGTWVYTQNVESDPIGVEPTRTRVHSSLYDSLRTNIPREAMGFRDYPFVPKDDPDRDPRRFPGHREVLMYLQDFTREFRIDELVRFETEVVRVRLAEGEEKWKIKSKQRSMGLELELELDEIFDAVVVCNGHFTQPRVAYIPGINDWPGKQMHSHNYRDPEPFRDQVVVLIGNSVSAFDISWELAGVAKEVHIAARTVINGTFGKQPAYDNMWLHPMIKDVCEDGSVNFLDGSIVIANIILHCTGYEYHFPFLETNGIVTVDDNRVGPLYNHIFPPALAPRLSFVGLLWKAIPFPMFELQSKWIGGVLSNRFKLPSQEEMMEDVEAFYSSLETFGTPKRYTHCLGDNLVEYNNWLASQCGCPAFEDWRMQMFLVTIKSKLAHLESYRDEWEAQHLVLQAYEDFIKHTSEQVS; this is encoded by the exons ATGAAGATGGCAATAATCTCATCACAGATCAAAATCTCGTGTGCATCGCTCGCTGGTTTTCCCTCCATGCTTCGAAGCCCAGGACACGCACCCCAGCCAATCGTATCACGGCACGTAGCAGTCATCGGCGCCGGCGCAGCAGGCCTAGTAACTGCGCGAGAGCTCCGCCGCGAGGGCCACAGCGTGGTGGTCTTCGAGCGAGGCGACCAGGTTGGCGGCACCTGGGTCTACACCCAGAATGTCGAATCCGACCCGATTGGAGTCGAACCGACTCGGACCAGGGTCCACTCCAGCCTCTACGACTCCCTCCGCACCAACATCCCCCGAGAGGCCATGGGCTTCAGGGACTACCCGTTCGTCCCCAAAGACGACCCGGACAGAGACCCGAGACGGTTCCCGGGCCACCGAGAGGTTCTGATGTATCTGCAAGACTTCACGCGAGAGTTCAGGATTGATGAGTTGGTGAGGTTTGAAACGGAGGTAGTGCGCGTGAGATTGGCGGAGGGGGAGgagaaatggaaaataaaatcaaaacagaGGTCAATGGgtttggaattggaattggaattggatgaGATATTTGACGCTGTTGTTGTATGCAATGGCCATTTCACCCAGCCTCGTGTCGCCTATATTCCTG GAATAAATGACTGGCCCGGGAAGCAAATGCATAGCCACAATTATCGTGATCCAGAACCTTTTCGAGATCAA GTTGTAGTTTTGATTGGGAATTCAGTTAGTGCATTCGATATTTCTTGGGAATTAGCTGGAGTTGCCAAAGAAGTCCACATTGCAGCTCGAACGGTCATAAATGGAACATTTGGAAAACAGCCTGCCTATGATAATATGTGGCTTCATCCTATG ATAAAAGATGTATGTGAAGATGGTTCTGTAAATTTTCTAGATGGGAGCATTGTCATTGCTAACATCATTCTACACTGCACAGG gtATGAGTatcattttcctttccttgaaACCAATGGCATTGTGACTGTGGATGACAATCGTGTTGGGCCACTATACAATCATATATTTCCACCAGCCTTGGCTCCACGGCTCTCCTTTGTTGGATTACTTTGGAAG GCCATTCCTTTTCCCATGTTTGAATTACAAAGCAAGTGGATAGGTGGTGTTTTGTCTAATCGATTCAAGCTTCCATCACAAGAGGAGATGATGGAAGATGTTGAAGCCTTCTACTCATCACTTGAAACTTTTGGCACTCCAAAGCGATACACTCATTGTTTGGGTgataatttg GTGGAGTACAATAATTGGCTTGCGAGTCAGTGTGGATGTCCTGCATTTGAAGATTGGAGAATGCAAATGTTTTTGGTCACTATCAAGAGCAAACTAGCTCATCTTGAATCTTACCGCGATGAATGGGAAGCTCAGCACTTGGTTTTGCAAGCTTATGAGGATTTCATTAAGCACACCTCAGAACAAGTTAGCTAG